One genomic window of Candidatus Kuenenia stuttgartiensis includes the following:
- a CDS encoding sigma-54-dependent transcriptional regulator, with product MVGEKKILVVEDDEYVLGSIKSVLDSEGYEISTASNGLEAMSIYRKSPHDLVIADLKMPKMDGFELLKQLKLEYPEVFLIMMTAYGSVRTAVEAIKIGAYDYLTKPVSAEELRLVIKRAFEKQNLIIENRALRKELEERFSFGNIIGGSHRMRQIYDLIMQVADTDATILITGETGTGKELIAHAVHHNSSRKDAPFVVINCSALPESLLETELFGHEEGAFTGAVKQRTGKFEHANKGTVFFDEMGNLPLSMQTKLLRLLQEKSFERIGGNKTIKVDVRVIAATNKDLNNLSEEGGFRKDLYYRLNVIPIQLPPLKERLEDIPLLVLHFIEKYNKAFKKNIKSISQNALNIMMSYHWPGNVRELENLTERAVIMAKDNIINEVDMPILHQKQQKEAFVNTPNDHVTNIDMETFLSECEVLYIMKLLKQCKGRIDSSARISGIDAKTLYRKMKKYNINKDTFKD from the coding sequence ATGGTTGGGGAAAAAAAGATACTGGTGGTGGAGGATGACGAATACGTCCTCGGTAGTATTAAAAGTGTTCTGGACAGCGAAGGATACGAGATCAGTACGGCGTCTAATGGTTTGGAGGCGATGAGTATTTATAGAAAATCGCCGCATGATCTGGTTATTGCAGACCTTAAAATGCCTAAAATGGATGGGTTTGAATTATTAAAACAATTAAAGCTTGAATATCCGGAAGTATTTTTGATTATGATGACTGCATATGGCAGCGTGAGAACTGCTGTGGAAGCGATAAAGATAGGCGCTTATGATTATCTCACGAAACCAGTTTCTGCAGAGGAGTTGAGACTGGTCATCAAACGCGCCTTTGAAAAACAAAATCTGATAATAGAAAACAGGGCATTACGAAAGGAACTGGAAGAGAGGTTTAGCTTTGGCAATATAATAGGGGGGTCGCACAGAATGCGGCAAATATATGACCTGATCATGCAGGTGGCAGACACTGACGCTACGATACTGATAACCGGGGAAACGGGCACAGGTAAAGAGCTTATAGCGCACGCTGTTCATCACAACAGCAGCAGGAAAGATGCTCCTTTTGTCGTCATAAATTGCAGTGCATTGCCTGAGTCGCTGCTGGAAACAGAACTTTTTGGACATGAAGAGGGCGCTTTCACCGGCGCTGTAAAACAGAGGACAGGCAAGTTTGAACATGCAAACAAAGGTACGGTTTTTTTTGATGAAATGGGGAACTTGCCTCTTTCTATGCAAACAAAACTTCTCAGGTTATTGCAGGAGAAATCTTTCGAAAGGATTGGCGGAAATAAGACAATAAAGGTTGACGTAAGGGTTATTGCCGCCACCAATAAAGACCTCAATAACTTATCGGAAGAAGGGGGTTTCAGAAAAGATTTATACTATCGTTTAAATGTTATTCCCATTCAATTGCCGCCCTTGAAAGAAAGATTAGAAGATATCCCTTTGCTTGTATTGCACTTTATCGAAAAATATAATAAAGCGTTTAAAAAAAATATTAAATCTATCTCTCAAAATGCCCTTAATATCATGATGTCATACCATTGGCCTGGCAATGTCAGGGAACTCGAGAACTTGACAGAGAGGGCAGTAATTATGGCAAAAGACAATATAATTAACGAGGTTGATATGCCAATACTCCACCAAAAACAACAGAAAGAAGCATTCGTTAATACCCCTAATGACCATGTTACCAATATCGACATGGAAACCTTCTTATCAGAGTGCGAAGTCCTGTATATAATGAAACTTTTAAAACAATGCAAAGGACGAATTGACTCTTCTGCCAGGATTTCCGGTATCGACGCAAAAACCCTTTACCGGAAAATGAAGAAATATAACATAAACAAGGATACCTTCAAGGATTAA
- a CDS encoding PAS domain S-box protein: MKLGAKYILSISLFVPLVLGVSFTLIIKRQDYLLEDEIKKHANILVKQIEMIHSRLAEAQNSFNTGRAGSNTVFIHLHPSEICAEFSNTINENRPYTVRLIALKHINTDNHPDDLEEAVLKNMEEQKPHDAYCGESFGINNEKIFRYIAPLYMKKSCLGCHGGHAGKTTIPGHENEAYKEGNLWGAISVIAPLRLIHASVKSNIIILICIALVSVAAIVFITYLLTKRLITSPISKISRVMAAIADGDLDKRIHLSSGGEIGMLATSINKMTEDMQKTTVSKAYVENLIESMIDTLVVVDQHGRIKTVNKSMLDLLGYEEKELIGNNIDMILRDKDNPIANRSWSDLWKEDVLKDYDIMYHTHKGEDIPVNFCGRIMRNSDGEVINVVGVARDMRHTKKLINELSDFREATLYMLNDLEKARAELEREEKKLDMIVTGIGAYLCLIDREMKITWGNKPFVEQFGMVYGFKNDACNKIFGCGNASTEDCTAKRVFMSGKREEIKKLVIGRDNEKKYYHFIGSPIKDVQGNITHVLELVQDITKMWEMEHQKEIIYNINKIVSSDLMSDMLFRSISNELKRVMEFDRVSIALIDEKKQNVEVAAMDKSYDYTAISENDWLRKEGSLLEQVTFTGRPFIVRDTSKSAFEPDRLLLKEGIMSRLSFPLEYKGNIIGTINFGSSKKNSFSEKHFTLLKQIAIQLAIAMENARLFKKTRESEKRYKDLYDNAPDIYITNDENGIIINCNKTGAEILGYKKEELIGRHIFDFQTKKNREVMKKLLPKRLSGQLVKGPELQLIKKDGCIIDVSLNDNHICDDNGRITAIRSVYRDITAEKSLESQLLEAEKLASTGRVVSSVAHEINNPLEGIINYLQLLLERMGEKDEKRKYVELVMDGIYRIAGIVRSLLDSNLHIMEEKGDHNINYHIQNVVNLLQKKLSQSKITVKQTIDKNIPCIRCHSNQLEQVFTNLILNSLDAMPNGGTINITAQAKNNQLQIEFADNGCGIREKDLPNIFEPFFSTKKGTGTGLGLWICYNIITEHAGKIGIKSTLNEGTTFQILLPILKTDA, encoded by the coding sequence ATGAAACTGGGCGCTAAATATATCTTATCAATCAGCCTTTTTGTACCACTGGTACTGGGGGTAAGCTTTACACTGATCATTAAAAGGCAAGACTATTTGCTGGAAGACGAAATAAAAAAACATGCAAACATTCTTGTTAAGCAAATAGAAATGATCCACAGTCGTTTAGCAGAGGCTCAGAATAGTTTCAATACTGGCCGCGCTGGCAGCAATACGGTTTTTATACATTTGCACCCTTCAGAAATCTGCGCGGAATTTTCCAACACCATCAACGAAAACAGACCATACACGGTTCGGCTGATAGCACTGAAACACATAAATACAGATAACCACCCGGATGATTTGGAAGAAGCCGTCTTGAAAAACATGGAAGAACAGAAACCACATGATGCGTATTGTGGTGAGTCGTTTGGCATAAATAATGAAAAAATATTTCGTTATATTGCCCCACTCTATATGAAGAAGTCCTGTCTCGGATGCCACGGAGGGCATGCAGGAAAAACAACCATTCCCGGTCATGAGAATGAGGCATATAAGGAGGGCAATTTGTGGGGAGCGATAAGCGTCATAGCGCCATTAAGACTTATTCATGCAAGCGTGAAATCAAACATAATAATACTTATCTGTATTGCACTGGTCTCTGTTGCCGCAATTGTTTTTATTACATACTTATTGACAAAAAGGTTGATTACAAGCCCCATTTCAAAAATATCACGTGTAATGGCCGCCATTGCCGACGGTGATCTTGACAAGAGGATACATCTTTCCTCAGGGGGCGAAATTGGAATGCTGGCTACCTCTATAAACAAAATGACAGAAGATATGCAGAAGACTACTGTGTCAAAGGCTTATGTGGAAAATTTAATTGAAAGCATGATCGATACGTTGGTTGTGGTAGACCAACATGGCAGGATAAAAACCGTAAATAAATCAATGCTCGATCTGTTAGGGTATGAAGAAAAGGAGTTAATTGGCAATAATATAGATATGATCCTGAGAGACAAAGACAACCCCATTGCGAACCGGAGCTGGAGTGATCTTTGGAAGGAAGATGTATTAAAGGATTACGATATTATGTATCATACGCATAAAGGAGAAGATATCCCTGTGAATTTTTGCGGGCGTATAATGCGTAACAGCGATGGAGAGGTGATAAATGTTGTCGGCGTTGCCAGGGATATGAGGCATACAAAAAAACTTATAAATGAATTGTCAGACTTTAGAGAAGCAACATTGTACATGCTGAACGACCTTGAAAAAGCACGTGCGGAACTGGAGAGAGAAGAAAAGAAACTCGATATGATAGTGACCGGAATAGGCGCATACTTATGCCTCATCGATAGAGAAATGAAGATTACGTGGGGCAACAAACCCTTCGTGGAACAGTTTGGAATGGTATATGGTTTTAAAAATGATGCGTGTAATAAAATTTTTGGCTGCGGCAATGCTTCCACGGAGGACTGCACTGCAAAACGCGTATTTATGAGCGGTAAGAGAGAAGAAATAAAAAAGCTGGTAATTGGCAGGGACAACGAGAAGAAATATTACCACTTTATTGGGTCACCAATCAAAGACGTTCAGGGAAATATTACCCATGTGCTTGAGCTGGTTCAGGATATTACCAAAATGTGGGAAATGGAACATCAGAAGGAAATTATATACAATATTAATAAGATTGTTTCTTCTGATCTTATGTCGGATATGCTATTTAGGTCAATAAGTAATGAGCTGAAGCGCGTCATGGAGTTTGACAGGGTCAGCATTGCCTTGATTGATGAAAAAAAACAAAATGTTGAGGTTGCCGCCATGGACAAATCGTATGATTACACGGCAATTAGCGAAAATGACTGGCTCAGAAAAGAAGGGAGCTTGTTAGAGCAGGTAACTTTTACCGGCAGGCCGTTTATTGTGAGAGATACTTCAAAAAGCGCTTTTGAGCCAGATCGTCTGTTGCTCAAAGAAGGTATAATGTCGCGGCTCAGTTTCCCGCTTGAATACAAAGGCAATATTATCGGAACGATTAACTTTGGAAGTTCAAAAAAAAACAGCTTTTCTGAAAAACATTTTACACTACTGAAACAGATTGCCATACAGTTGGCCATCGCCATGGAAAATGCCAGATTATTTAAAAAAACAAGGGAGTCTGAGAAAAGATACAAAGACCTTTATGATAATGCTCCGGATATCTATATAACAAACGATGAAAACGGGATTATAATCAATTGCAATAAAACAGGCGCAGAGATTTTAGGATATAAAAAAGAGGAACTTATAGGAAGGCATATCTTCGATTTTCAAACGAAAAAAAACAGGGAAGTAATGAAAAAATTATTACCCAAACGTTTGAGCGGACAGCTTGTAAAGGGACCAGAACTACAACTTATAAAAAAAGACGGATGCATTATAGACGTCAGCCTGAACGATAATCATATTTGTGATGATAATGGCAGAATTACCGCCATCAGGTCCGTTTACAGGGATATTACGGCGGAAAAAAGTCTGGAATCGCAACTGTTAGAGGCGGAAAAGCTGGCTTCAACAGGCAGGGTCGTCTCAAGCGTTGCGCATGAGATCAATAACCCGCTGGAAGGCATTATTAATTACCTGCAATTGTTGCTGGAGAGAATGGGGGAGAAGGATGAGAAAAGGAAATATGTGGAACTCGTCATGGACGGCATTTACAGGATAGCGGGAATTGTAAGGAGTTTGTTAGACTCTAACCTGCATATAATGGAAGAAAAAGGCGATCATAATATTAATTATCACATACAAAATGTCGTGAATTTATTACAGAAGAAACTTTCTCAGTCAAAAATAACGGTAAAACAAACGATTGACAAAAATATTCCCTGCATAAGATGCCATTCCAACCAATTAGAACAGGTGTTTACAAACCTTATACTCAATTCTCTTGACGCAATGCCAAACGGCGGAACTATTAATATAACTGCACAAGCAAAAAACAATCAGTTACAGATTGAGTTTGCCGATAACGGATGCGGAATAAGGGAAAAAGATTTGCCAAATATTTTTGAGCCCTTTTTTAGCACGAAAAAAGGGACCGGCACAGGGTTGGGTTTATGGATATGTTACAATATTATAACGGAACACGCCGGAAAGATCGGCATCAAAAGCACCCTTAATGAGGGAACCACTTTTCAGATACTACTGCCGATTTTAAAAACTGATGCATAG
- the amt gene encoding ammonium transporter: MSNIQSDNRHKRQIIIIFACIIATALVFYPHYNVHAENEETSLQLIQKKLDFIWIIVAASMVFFMQVGFTAYEAGSVQAKNAISVSIKNILNFLISSITYFIVGFGIMFGVSYNGYIGISNFLLYGIDTHLTSLGYAFVFIQLVFAGTAATITSGAYAERAKLLTHICTTIVVVCLIYPVFGHWAWGHLLHTQQYGWLERLGFIDFAGSTVVHSVSGWIALSGAIVLGPRTGKFNPDGTVNRMYGHNLPLATIGTFFLWFGWFGFNGGALLQADTSIGLVIINTTLSGSVAGVAAAVFRKLKNKTLDAAEILLGIMGGIVAIGAGCSRVSPVYACIVGLCAGIIAILAKDFIEKILRVDDPVGAVPVHGFCGVWGTLAVSLFTPVSAFSMTNFSRLLQVGVQCLGIIVAFAWAFSLGLLFFWCMKKLVGIRISTEEEVKGLNISEYADVTSWLDFVKITKVQDLNAALQDKIKDRTRELEDIKRNLEEDVKKRTSELEKSRDDFKKKAEQLENFAKVAVGRELKMKKMEEDLYALKKPK; encoded by the coding sequence ATGAGTAACATACAAAGCGATAACAGGCACAAAAGGCAAATAATAATTATCTTTGCCTGCATTATAGCGACCGCATTAGTTTTTTACCCGCATTATAATGTTCATGCTGAAAATGAGGAAACATCTCTGCAATTAATCCAGAAAAAACTTGATTTTATCTGGATTATTGTCGCTGCCAGCATGGTTTTTTTCATGCAGGTGGGTTTTACGGCATATGAAGCTGGCTCAGTACAGGCAAAAAATGCCATAAGCGTTTCCATAAAAAATATATTGAATTTTCTTATAAGTTCCATAACATATTTTATCGTAGGGTTTGGGATTATGTTTGGCGTGAGCTATAACGGCTATATCGGCATAAGTAATTTTCTGTTATATGGTATTGATACTCATCTAACCTCCCTGGGATATGCCTTTGTTTTTATCCAACTGGTATTTGCAGGTACCGCAGCCACTATTACATCTGGCGCTTATGCCGAAAGAGCAAAACTGTTAACTCATATTTGTACGACCATTGTTGTTGTTTGCCTGATTTATCCCGTCTTTGGCCATTGGGCATGGGGACATTTATTGCATACCCAGCAGTATGGATGGCTTGAAAGGCTCGGATTTATAGATTTTGCTGGTTCTACGGTAGTCCATTCTGTAAGCGGATGGATTGCTTTGTCGGGCGCCATTGTGCTGGGGCCGAGGACCGGAAAGTTTAATCCTGATGGCACCGTGAACAGGATGTACGGACACAATCTACCACTTGCCACAATAGGTACATTTTTTTTGTGGTTTGGCTGGTTTGGTTTTAACGGAGGGGCTCTTTTGCAGGCTGATACCAGCATCGGGTTGGTAATTATCAATACAACCTTGTCTGGGTCGGTAGCGGGTGTTGCTGCTGCAGTTTTCAGAAAACTGAAAAACAAAACATTGGACGCCGCAGAAATACTTTTAGGAATCATGGGGGGAATCGTTGCCATTGGCGCAGGTTGCAGCAGGGTGAGCCCCGTATATGCATGTATAGTTGGATTATGCGCAGGCATCATCGCAATATTGGCTAAGGATTTTATCGAAAAGATATTAAGAGTGGACGACCCGGTGGGGGCGGTTCCCGTCCACGGATTTTGCGGCGTCTGGGGCACCCTGGCCGTTAGCTTGTTTACTCCCGTGTCTGCATTTTCAATGACAAACTTCAGCCGCCTTTTACAGGTTGGCGTGCAATGTCTGGGAATTATTGTGGCATTTGCCTGGGCTTTTTCATTGGGACTTTTATTTTTCTGGTGTATGAAGAAACTGGTAGGCATTAGAATCAGCACCGAAGAAGAGGTTAAGGGATTAAATATCAGTGAATATGCAGACGTCACATCATGGCTTGACTTTGTTAAAATCACAAAAGTTCAGGACTTGAATGCGGCATTACAGGACAAAATAAAAGACAGAACAAGGGAACTGGAGGACATAAAGAGAAATCTTGAAGAAGATGTGAAGAAAAGAACCTCGGAATTGGAAAAATCGCGGGATGATTTCAAGAAAAAAGCCGAACAATTGGAGAACTTTGCAAAAGTAGCTGTCGGCAGGGAATTAAAGATGAAAAAAATGGAAGAAGACCTTTACGCTTTAAAAAAACCAAAATAA
- a CDS encoding bifunctional methionine sulfoxide reductase B/A protein → MKVNPLTPEEERVIVHKGTERPYSGKYYYHDVKGTYTCKRCDAPLYRSDDKFDAQCGWPSFDEEIPGAVERHLDSDGIRTEIVCKNCRAHLGHVFLGEGLTKKNTRHCVNSLSLNFISAEKTKVVNTEKAIFAGGCFWGVEHYFGDKEGVISATSGYIGGTKKNPTYEEVCSGATGHVEAVEVVFDPSIVSYEELTRLFFEIHDPTQINRQGPDIGYQYRSAVFYNSEEQKKTAEKLINILKDKGYKIATTVEKAGQFWFAEDYHQDYYHKTGKQPYCHFYQKRF, encoded by the coding sequence ATGAAGGTCAATCCCTTAACTCCCGAAGAAGAACGCGTTATCGTCCACAAAGGCACTGAACGCCCTTACAGCGGAAAATATTATTATCACGATGTAAAGGGCACATACACCTGCAAGCGCTGTGACGCGCCTTTATATCGCTCCGATGATAAATTTGACGCCCAATGCGGCTGGCCCAGCTTTGACGAAGAAATTCCCGGCGCCGTGGAAAGGCACCTCGATTCCGATGGCATACGTACTGAAATAGTCTGCAAAAATTGTCGCGCCCATCTCGGACATGTCTTTTTGGGTGAAGGCCTCACCAAAAAGAACACCCGCCACTGCGTGAATTCTCTCTCACTGAATTTCATATCGGCTGAAAAGACGAAGGTCGTGAATACGGAGAAGGCCATCTTCGCCGGCGGCTGTTTCTGGGGTGTGGAGCATTACTTCGGGGACAAAGAGGGTGTTATTTCAGCTACCTCCGGATACATCGGCGGCACAAAGAAGAATCCTACCTATGAGGAAGTCTGTTCGGGAGCCACAGGCCATGTCGAAGCTGTAGAAGTGGTCTTTGATCCATCCATTGTCTCCTATGAGGAACTTACGCGTTTATTTTTTGAAATCCACGACCCCACTCAGATCAATCGTCAGGGACCCGATATCGGCTACCAGTATCGTTCCGCCGTCTTCTATAATTCAGAGGAACAAAAGAAAACTGCCGAAAAACTGATCAATATTCTTAAGGATAAAGGCTACAAAATAGCCACCACCGTGGAAAAGGCCGGGCAATTTTGGTTTGCCGAGGATTATCATCAGGACTATTATCATAAAACCGGGAAACAACCCTATTGCCATTTTTATCAGAAGCGTTTTTAG
- a CDS encoding DEAD/DEAH box helicase: MNRIANTIKNRLSLRLPQADSLNILAELTDKLTLQKNGDLFAALEIVKSAYPACADFERNFPSLCFALATGVGKTRLMGAFVAYLYLSKGIKHYFVLAPNITIYNKLIEDFSNPNCPKYVFQGIGEFVHNQPRIITGDNYNEIRQTKMFITDIHINIFNISKINAETKGGKLPRVKRLSEYLGDSYFNYLSNLDGLVLLMDESHHYRAARGMQVINELNPILGLELTATPQIERSGGPIKFKNVVFEYSLAKAIQDGFVKEPAVATRKDFNPSQYSADELDRIKLEDGIRIHEDTKVALDIYARDNRVKAVKPFVLVVAQDTTHAGKLKQLIISNAFFEGYYADKVMEIHSNQSGEEKEENIAQLISLEKPENKIEIVIHVNMLKEGWDVTNLYTIIPLRTATSMTLREQTIGRGLRLPYGKRTGVDKVDKLTIVAHDKFQEIIDAANQPDSIIKRQNIIEIDPQEISQQKEVITSTSNVEQKFDEEQRKIGLIVEPEQRQKAQINLEVRKTILSTLPGLNNTVTNVNELTRSEIKQIAVERIKQKIYSTPQKNLFTAEMIKEVEDAYEAVVHDFLQNIIEIPRITIQQSNEVRSGFKDFDLDTRSLNYQPVSEEILVKKLREQENSVDIISGKGRGIHDGPENIIVNELMNYPEIDYDEQTELLFRLTGQAIEKFRAYLDDDKLMNVVQFHKKEIGSYIYSQMKQHFYCEAPSYEKPMVKPFTRIEEHNFSKYTKDSIHHFTETITPTNAIPNKVFSGFKKACHNLYKFDSKTEKDFAVILEQDKVVLKWLRPASNQFHLYWKHNSRQYNPDFVVETKDAIYLIETKKEADIESEDVQGKAQAALEYCKVATDFTISNGGKPWKYVLIPHNAVMVNMSFEHLTKSFEHKN; the protein is encoded by the coding sequence ATGAATCGCATAGCAAATACCATCAAGAATCGCTTAAGCCTTCGCTTGCCGCAGGCAGACAGCCTGAATATACTGGCAGAGCTGACGGATAAATTGACCCTTCAGAAAAATGGCGATTTATTCGCGGCACTGGAGATAGTCAAAAGCGCCTATCCTGCTTGTGCTGACTTTGAAAGAAACTTCCCTTCTCTCTGTTTCGCTTTAGCCACTGGTGTTGGAAAGACGCGCTTAATGGGGGCATTTGTCGCTTATTTATATCTTTCAAAGGGCATAAAGCACTATTTCGTACTAGCGCCGAATATTACCATTTATAATAAGCTCATTGAGGACTTTTCCAATCCGAATTGCCCAAAATACGTATTTCAGGGCATTGGGGAGTTTGTTCATAACCAACCCCGTATTATTACCGGCGATAATTATAATGAAATTCGCCAGACAAAAATGTTCATAACTGATATTCATATCAACATTTTTAACATCTCCAAGATAAATGCCGAAACGAAGGGCGGCAAGCTTCCACGCGTAAAAAGGCTTTCAGAATATTTAGGCGATTCTTATTTCAATTACCTTTCAAACCTCGATGGCCTGGTTTTGCTGATGGACGAATCACATCACTACCGGGCAGCCAGAGGCATGCAGGTTATTAATGAATTAAACCCTATTTTAGGATTGGAACTTACAGCGACACCCCAAATAGAACGAAGCGGAGGGCCTATTAAGTTTAAAAATGTCGTGTTTGAATATTCATTAGCGAAGGCTATTCAGGACGGTTTTGTAAAGGAACCGGCAGTGGCTACCCGTAAAGATTTTAATCCTTCACAATACTCCGCTGATGAACTGGACAGGATAAAACTGGAAGACGGCATTCGTATCCATGAAGACACGAAAGTGGCTTTGGATATCTATGCGCGGGATAATAGAGTAAAAGCGGTAAAGCCTTTTGTGCTGGTTGTTGCACAGGATACAACCCATGCCGGCAAATTAAAGCAGTTGATCATTTCAAACGCATTTTTTGAAGGTTATTATGCCGATAAGGTAATGGAAATCCACTCGAACCAATCAGGGGAAGAAAAAGAAGAAAATATTGCACAACTGATTTCTTTGGAAAAGCCAGAAAATAAAATTGAAATTGTTATCCATGTCAATATGCTGAAAGAAGGGTGGGACGTAACTAATCTCTATACGATTATTCCCTTAAGAACGGCTACGTCTATGACTTTGAGGGAACAGACTATTGGCAGGGGGTTACGCTTGCCGTATGGAAAAAGAACGGGTGTTGATAAAGTGGATAAACTTACGATTGTAGCCCATGATAAATTTCAGGAGATAATTGACGCAGCCAATCAACCCGATTCTATCATTAAAAGGCAAAATATTATTGAAATTGATCCACAGGAAATCAGTCAACAAAAAGAGGTAATTACCTCCACTTCAAACGTTGAACAAAAATTTGATGAAGAGCAAAGGAAGATTGGGCTTATTGTTGAGCCTGAACAGAGACAAAAAGCCCAGATTAACTTGGAAGTCAGAAAGACGATTCTTTCAACACTTCCGGGACTAAACAATACCGTAACCAATGTCAATGAATTGACAAGGTCAGAAATCAAACAAATAGCTGTAGAAAGAATAAAACAAAAGATTTACAGTACTCCTCAGAAAAATTTATTTACTGCAGAGATGATAAAAGAAGTTGAGGATGCCTATGAAGCGGTGGTACATGATTTTTTACAGAATATAATAGAAATTCCAAGAATCACCATTCAGCAAAGCAATGAAGTAAGGTCGGGCTTTAAGGATTTTGACCTTGATACCAGGAGTCTCAATTACCAACCGGTGTCGGAAGAAATTTTAGTAAAAAAGCTCCGTGAACAGGAAAACAGTGTTGATATTATAAGCGGGAAGGGCAGGGGCATACATGACGGTCCGGAAAATATCATTGTTAATGAACTCATGAATTACCCTGAAATAGATTATGACGAACAGACTGAATTGCTTTTTAGATTAACTGGTCAGGCAATTGAGAAATTCAGGGCATATCTTGACGACGATAAACTGATGAATGTTGTGCAATTTCACAAAAAAGAGATTGGAAGTTATATTTATTCCCAGATGAAGCAACATTTTTACTGTGAAGCGCCAAGCTATGAAAAGCCAATGGTAAAGCCTTTTACAAGGATTGAAGAACATAATTTTTCAAAATACACGAAAGACAGCATTCATCATTTTACCGAGACAATCACTCCAACCAATGCCATTCCTAATAAGGTATTTAGTGGTTTCAAAAAAGCATGCCACAATCTGTATAAATTTGATTCCAAGACAGAAAAAGATTTTGCAGTCATTTTAGAGCAGGACAAAGTAGTTCTTAAGTGGCTAAGGCCTGCATCTAATCAATTCCACCTATACTGGAAGCACAATTCAAGGCAATACAACCCTGATTTTGTCGTGGAAACAAAAGATGCTATTTATCTTATAGAAACGAAGAAAGAGGCAGATATTGAATCGGAAGATGTTCAGGGAAAAGCCCAGGCAGCCTTAGAGTATTGTAAGGTTGCTACAGATTTTACTATTTCCAATGGAGGGAAACCCTGGAAATATGTTTTAATTCCACATAATGCGGTAATGGTGAATATGAGCTTTGAACATTTAACAAAATCGTTTGAGCACAAGAACTGA
- a CDS encoding type II toxin-antitoxin system RelE/ParE family toxin: MATVIWSERAISDSEGIYDYIARDSLLYAQYTIQNIFKSTERLQLFPNAGRFLPEFPNTPYRELIMGNYRIIYRYDEAKDKVMIVTVLHGSRLLKEDIFDNSIA; this comes from the coding sequence ATGGCAACAGTAATCTGGTCTGAAAGAGCCATATCAGATTCAGAAGGTATTTATGACTATATAGCAAGAGATTCCCTTTTATACGCACAATATACTATCCAAAATATCTTTAAATCCACAGAAAGATTGCAATTATTCCCCAATGCGGGACGTTTTTTACCGGAATTTCCAAATACGCCGTATCGGGAATTGATTATGGGCAATTATCGGATAATTTACCGGTATGATGAAGCAAAAGATAAAGTAATGATCGTTACGGTACTGCATGGAAGCCGTTTACTGAAAGAAGATATTTTTGATAATAGCATTGCCTAA